The Dehalobacter sp. DCM sequence CGCTGAAGACCTGGAGAACGGATTGACCTTCATGGGGTTGATTGGATTGATCGATCCGCCTCGTCCAGAAGCAAGGGCAGCCGTGGCCATATGTCGTGAAGCCGGTATCAAAGCGGTGATGATCACCGGCGATCATATTGTTACAGCCTCTGCTATCGCCCGTGATCTGGGGATACTCAAGGACGAAGATCAAACCATCGGCGGCAGTGAGTTGAAGTCGCTTTCGGATGAGGAGCTAAGGGAGCGTATTCGCCGTATCGCCGTGTATGCCCGTGTTTCTCCTGAGGATAAAATACGAGTTGTACGTGCATGGCAGTATCAGAATGAAGTGGTGGCTATGACGGGTGACGGTGTGAACGACGCACCTGCCTTGAAAGCGGCTGATATCGGCTGTGCCATGGGTATAACCGGAACGGATGTGGCTAAAGGGGCTGCAGATATGACGCTTACGGATGATAATTTTGCGACTATTGTCGATGCGGTCAGGGAAGGCCGCGGCATATTTGATAATATCAAGAAAGTTGTTGGCTTTCTGCTCGGAACAAATATTGGAGAGGTATTGACTGTCTTCTGTGCAATGCTGATATGGAAACAGTCGCCCCTTCTCGCTATTCATCTTTTATGGATTAATCTGGTGACAGACAGTCTGCCCGCAGTTGCCCTGGGCATGGAAAAGGTAGAAGCGGATGTGATGAAGCGTCAGCCCAAGCCCAAGGACGAAAGTATTTTCGCCCATGGATGGGGTATTCGTATTGTATTGCTGGGTTTTATGTTTGCTGGTCTAACACTGACGGCGTTTTGGATCGGCTGGCAAATAACGGGCGATATTGTTGCGGGACGGACCATGGCCTTCCTGGTATTGGCGCTATCGCAGATCATCCATTCGTTTAACATGCGTTCCGAACAATCTGTGTTTATTATCGGTGTTTTTTCCAATAAGTATCTTAGCGGTGCTGCGGCGCTCTCGATGGCGCTGATCGCACTTATCGCATGTGTTCCGGTCATTGCCGATGTTTTTGGCTTGACCCGGTTATCCCCGGAACTGTACTTAGCAGCTCTTGGTTTTGCATTCGTACCATTGGTGGTCCTGGAGATAAGCAAAATACTCTGGCGAGTACACCGAGGCAAAAAATAGACTGCAAAATTATGGACTATTCTCGCTGGATATTTTTTCTTTTCTTCCTTTTGCGGATGATTTTTGATACCAGCCATCCCCCAATAAAAAATGCTAGGATATACCCGACACAAGCGATCAGTGGCATACCCCAGATTTTTGGGGTTATATCTGTCATGCTAATCAGGCTTGCACCAATAATTAAGGCGGCACAGAGCAGACTCATTGCGAGTTTGTCGACCATATCATCAGCTTGTCTGGCGGGCCCATCGGCATCGGTCAGGTTGATATTGATTTTGGCTTGCCCGCGCATGGCCATTTTTAAGATGTTGGAGAGCTGCTCCGGTATGGTCAGACTATTCTTAGCGGATCCGTAAAAGGACAAAGCGGCCGACATAAGCTCCTGGTGCAGGTCGAGATCCCTTAAAACCATGCCGGAGACGTGATTGGCCATTATCTGAACAAAATTGACCTGAGGGCAGCATACCGCGAGTACGCCTTCAATGGTGATCACCCCGCGTCCCAGCATGGTGATCCCTTTGGGGAGGTAGATCTGATGGTCATCCAGTATATCCTTGATTTCCTCTATGATCTGGCCAAAATGAAGTTCGCCCAGATCTAAATCGCCATAGCGTGCCAGCATGTTCTCAATATCTTCGTAAAGCTTGGTATGATTAAGTTTTCCTCTGATGGTGCCCATTCCTTGAAAGATGTTGATCAAGCCTTCTATATCACGTTGGACAACAGCGAGGATCATTTTTTTTAGGAATGATTTGTCTCTATTCGTGATTTGCCCGACCATACCGAGATCGAGCCAGACGATTTTTCCGTCGCGGATGTAAATGTTGCCTGGATGTGGGTCGGCATGGAAGAGACCGTCATCAACGATTTGCTTCACATAGTTTTCAGCGAGTTTGATGCCGATTTCAACGATATCGTAGCCGTCAGCCTTCAGTTCGGCCAAATGATCGATCTGAATCCCCTCGATATGTTCCATGACCAATACTTTCGATGTGGTTAATTCACGTTCTATCCTCGGGAAAGTGACATATTTGATACCTGAATTCAAGTTGGCGAATTTTTCAAGGTAATCCGCTTCGGCAAGGAAATCCATTTCCGATTGGGCTGTAGCCCACATTTCATCAATAAACATCCGTAAGTCTATTGTTCCCATATCAATGCGCAGGACTTTGGTCAGAGATATTGCTCTTTTGATCAGGTGAATATCCCGTTCCATGGTTTGGTAAATACCGGGACGCTGTACCTTCAAGACCACGGTTCGGCCATTTTTCAAAACAGCCTTGTGCACTTGGGCGATTGAAGCCGAGCCAATGCATTCTTGAGTAATCTCACTGAATCGTTCTTGGGCTTGTACACCATACTCTGATTCAAGAACACCAAGCATTTCTTCGAAGGAAATAGGCTTTACATCCGTCCGAAGTTCGCTTAACGCATCACAATAACGCCGGGGGAGCATATCGGTACGCATGGACATGATCTGGCCGAATTTAACAAATGTCGGTCCCAGATCTTCAAGCATTAACTTCATTTTTTCAGGAGAAACGCCGTGGATAATTCCATGGCGTCTTAGTACATTGATCATTTCCCGCAGACGGGCTGCATTTGTTTTGCTTGTAGGGCTTGTATTGGTTGTATTGGTTTTATTGGTTTTATTGGTTGTTTTGGTTGTTTTGCTGTCAGTCGAAGTGCCGTTGTATTTCATCTTTCTTCTCCAGCTCATTGAGCTTTTCTCGTAAGGCGGATAGTTCTTCTTTACTTAAAGTATCGAGCTTTTTCAGGAGAGTTTCCATATTCTTATCGTTCTTTTCCGGTTCGTGATTGGTCAGATTACGTCTTAATTCCTCATTAATGATTTTACCCTGTTCTAATGTGAGCTCACCTTTTTCTATGAGGGTATCAATCATTTCTTTGGTCTTTTCAGCGGAAGTAGCGATGGCCCCAATGCCCACAAGGAAGATTTTTTTCATCTCATCACTTAGATTCATATTCACAACCTCCTTTTACCTAGTATAACGAAAATAACGCTATAAATATAGAGGGAAAAAGCAGATTATTAAATATTTGGAATTAACAGAAAACAGTGTGTTCATCAATTTAATTATTTATG is a genomic window containing:
- a CDS encoding ABC1 kinase family protein, which codes for MKYNGTSTDSKTTKTTNKTNKTNTTNTSPTSKTNAARLREMINVLRRHGIIHGVSPEKMKLMLEDLGPTFVKFGQIMSMRTDMLPRRYCDALSELRTDVKPISFEEMLGVLESEYGVQAQERFSEITQECIGSASIAQVHKAVLKNGRTVVLKVQRPGIYQTMERDIHLIKRAISLTKVLRIDMGTIDLRMFIDEMWATAQSEMDFLAEADYLEKFANLNSGIKYVTFPRIERELTTSKVLVMEHIEGIQIDHLAELKADGYDIVEIGIKLAENYVKQIVDDGLFHADPHPGNIYIRDGKIVWLDLGMVGQITNRDKSFLKKMILAVVQRDIEGLINIFQGMGTIRGKLNHTKLYEDIENMLARYGDLDLGELHFGQIIEEIKDILDDHQIYLPKGITMLGRGVITIEGVLAVCCPQVNFVQIMANHVSGMVLRDLDLHQELMSAALSFYGSAKNSLTIPEQLSNILKMAMRGQAKININLTDADGPARQADDMVDKLAMSLLCAALIIGASLISMTDITPKIWGMPLIACVGYILAFFIGGWLVSKIIRKRKKRKNIQRE
- a CDS encoding phasin family protein, coding for MNLSDEMKKIFLVGIGAIATSAEKTKEMIDTLIEKGELTLEQGKIINEELRRNLTNHEPEKNDKNMETLLKKLDTLSKEELSALREKLNELEKKDEIQRHFD